Proteins from one Cryptomeria japonica chromosome 4, Sugi_1.0, whole genome shotgun sequence genomic window:
- the LOC131027480 gene encoding uncharacterized protein LOC131027480, producing MVNGVKVKDSLDGASNFNSWNPRVLIALEENDLLDFVERDMPEPFDDSEKIRWKKNGMKARKILIDFVMNHLLPIISKLNSSIEMFDTLKGIYDINNTSRALALRQQLHHVKMDKEDSVISFFMKITYFREQLSAIGDMIVDMDLVILALNGLPQSWEPFIQRINGRSKLPKFDHLRANCIQEESRLAARGMLGPGGN from the coding sequence ATGGTGAATGGTGTCAAGGTAAAAGATAGTCTTGATGGAGCCTCAAACTTCAACTCTTGGAATCCGAGGGTACTCATTGCATTAGAGGAGAATGATCTTCTTGATTTTGTGGAACGTGATATGCCTGAGCCTTTCGATGATAGTGAGAAAATCAGGTGGAAGAAGAATGGCATGAAAGCTAGGAAGATCTTGATAGACTTTGTGATGAATCACCTACTACCAatcatctccaagttgaattcATCTATAGAAATGTTTGATACTCTAAAAGGCATCTATGACATCAACAACACCAGCAGAGCCCTTGCTTTGAGACAACAACTTCACCATGTAAAAATGGATAAAGAAGATTCAGTCATCTCATTCTTTATGAAGATTACTTATTTTAGAGAACAATTGAGTGCTATTGGGGACATGATTGTAGACATGGATCTTGTTATACTAGCACTAAATGGTCTTCCCCAATCTTGGGAGCCCTTCATCCAAAGAATCAATGGGAGATCTAAGTTGCCCAAGTTTGATCATCTTCGAGCTAATTGTATTCAAGAAGAGTCCAGGTTGGCAGCAAGAGgaatgttaggacccggaggcaactga